The DNA region aatttataaattatgaattttgaaggGAGGGAGGATCCAAGGGCATGTGATATATAAATTCTTGTGCAAAAAGAAATATGACCATTGATAGTGGGTGGAGGCCACATGTGGTATGATAACTAGCTAAGCTTTCcatgatttaattaaaagttactCTACCATTTATAAATGTTCCcccaacaaaatatatatatatatatatatatatatatattaataataataataataataatagagattaataattaataattattatttggcatgggtatatatatttagaagAGGATATTGATGCTTTACCCAACTCAACCCCATCCAAAAGATTGCAAATACCAAAATTGTGATACATCAACTCATCAACCTCATAATAAAACTTTACATGTGCTGTTGGGGACCCTAATTTAGCTTATCTATACCCCGCCCCGATTACTCTTTCTTATCTTTAATTTATCATCCTTTTCTTAATCTCATTCTAACTATTTGTTTTTCAATGTTTATGTTTTATTCAAATCTCTTAGTGATTGTTTACAAGACATAGTCCGCATAGAGCCACTCAACCCCTTTCCAGTTAACTAAATACGAAAAAgaactttaattaatatttataaataaaaaaagaacaaGATTAAATTATTAGAAGAGTCACTCTCATCTCTTTTCATGGTTATACATGCAAATAAActatattagatatataatgCAATCCCCACGCTTGGAATTAGGAAATTGAAGCTGTttcattattatcattattattattattaattttaattaaaaagctTATGGGATCACATATTTACTAAAGTTCAGCAATAAGGTGGATTGCAGTATAGTATAGATTAAAGGatatatttagttaataaaGAAAGAGACTATTATGCAATCATTATATACGACCCACCCATACTATCTACTGAATCTGATCAATCTCGAGCCATGAACTACAAACATTTCTAATGTAATACAACAAGTTTCCACTCACGacataattcaataatatatatatatatatatatatatatatatatattctcaaaatacttttttttttgttttttgttaaaacaaaaacacaatTAACTTCAAGGTTGAAGATGAGAAACTTGTACAAGATTGAGATATACGGGATGGGATGAATATATCATAAAATAAGCTTTTAAAGATGAATATATGTTAGGGCtcaaccatttaaaaaaaaaattgtatccacgaaattaaaaaaaaataatactaatcctaattttaacaaaattaaatatatatatatataattatatatatatatataattataagatctactttatacaaaatttcataatatataaaataaatattaatataattgagagaaaaaatatattaattgatttattatatatatatatatcaaataactaactaataatactacattttttaaaaacttcaaaagTATGAACCTATGCAATGCATTTACCGGGCACATGGgtgagttaatttttttttgcttttttactgcagaaaattgaaatatgacctaatttataatttataatttatataaaaaaaaaattaatataactttcttttactcattttattcataattttcgaGCTCACTCAAATTTCAATTTGTTAGATCGATTCTAatagggttgtaaatgaatcaaatacttttgattcgattcggtattcgtattcgaattttgatattcgtattcgtaattttgtgattcgaattcgaataaaaatattcgattcgattcgactaataaacgaatacgaatacaaaattaagatattcgattcggtattcgctaatattcgattatatatatatatatatatatataccgttttattaattttaattttataaatattatttattctaaaaccctagtttatatatacatttattcgGTTGAAAACTTGAAACTCACATTTCTTCGGTGATTTACAAACCACTTTAATGAAATGTTCTTTGATAActattgtttatgttatgttacGCGGAAGTTGTAATTAATGGTTTGCATTGCATTGTATTGGGAGTTAAATATTGAAATCGTAATTTGAaccttattatttaatttttattaggtaattttattgaatattgttatatattatgcaaaaatattaattttcaaattttcgaataaattgtataaaatatgttttaaaaaaatcgaatcgaatactcgaatcggatcgaataatacgaatatcaatttcaaatcgaatacgaatcacattaattattcgaaaaaatttcgaatacgaatacgaatattcgaATAGTTTCACGAATACGAATCGAATACAGTAATATTCGCTTCGATTCGATTCGTTTACAACCCTAGATTCTAATAAAGCATAATACTATATGAATATCTTGCACTTTAACTATTCCTCTTGTTACTGGATAATTCTAACCggttctaaaatattaaatcaaccCACTTAGttatattacaaataaacaGCTCAAATAGTGAGACTacatattaaattgttttttcttctgaaattattaatatatgtgacATTGGACCAGCTAATCATTAGATATATGCACATGTATATCGTAATTCGTACGTGAGGATTGTAAATTTCACTATAAGGTATATAATAATTGCTGGCCTAGTACAGTGGGGGGAAATTTTTATTCTACTAAAACTAGAAATTAAGAGCAAATATTCTTAAAAACCagaatattttatattagtaCTTGTTTAATAAGAGttaataacttataattatCTAAATAGTTCACCCTCCTTcaattaatttagtaattaaaaaatattaaaatattttttattttattttatatatatataaatattaatacattttttcacCATATGAATCAAATTTGTTGATTGATGTGGGTAAGAAGGAAAGAATAATACGTCGTCATACGTGTGCTAGAGATTGGACCGTTGTGAAATCTGATGTGGGCCATAGTAAAGGAATGCTTCTATTCTACGCAGAATATCAGCCAGCCCCTTTAGCTGAAAAATACTCCGGTTCAGGAGGTGATGCGGCCGAGTTAACTACCTAACAACAAACAATTTCTACTTTTATTAATAGCTTCTCGATATTTTTGGATGATAAAACCCTACTCTTAAATAACTTTtacttcaaaatatattatttctactTTTATCTATTCTGTATATATTCCCccatcatttatatttatttatatcaaaatacAAGATAatctttaaatgataaaaaaaatgttataccaaataataaaatatcacttTTAAGTTTTAACTAACCAATTATTTAGTCAGATCATGTAACACAAACTGTGATAACAATTATCAAACCttttaacaaaagaaaattaataatttttaaataggctaaaacaaaatcaaagctaaaacataaataaaaaaacaaaccctaaaaatcaatatcaaacaagctctaaatgtactaattttaaattacttaaacTCAATATTCTTCTCTTTTCACTCCATCTATTatataactctttttattcatctaaattctaatttatttattttcatttaatatctTTTTCACATCTTTCTATCTCAtctatttgaaatataaaatatttaattttaaaaaattagtttctaaaaaattaaatcaaataaatattttattcaaaattcggataaacaaaaaagtaaaagatcaaacaagttatAATGGTAGCAAGGGCCAGTTTGAGTTTTGGGCTGCCCTAACCcttagtaattaaaaaaatctaaattttttagttattttttccTAAGTAAGTCTAGTTTAAAAGGTggataaaaaatgttttttttttaaatttgaacttgttacaaaataaaaattctaaatttttatcttttatatttaaaaatttgatttcagTAAATAAGttaagtatttaaaataaatgggcTGCTAGGGTCTTACCGAGCTTATCCCTGATGGtagataaaagttaaaaaaacaaaaatacccAAGATCAAACTAGCTAGCTCTGATAATAACAGAAAAtgagtaaaaatattttgaaaactaaCCATGTTTCAAACCAGCGATCTAGCTCGTTAATCTCTCTATAATGGCCTATGGGGCACCTGACCATCATTGGTCCACATGCTCCACCATGAAAAGCTAGCTCACTGTCTGAGGAGAAattattaagagagagaaagagaaaccACTCTCTCACTGAAACAATTGTACCAACTTTTAAGAGAGAGAGGGCTAGAATGGTAAATACAAGGTCAAAGGTCAAATTCACAGATTTCGATGCAGTAAGATTTTGACTCGCCTAGATAATTTACCCACGGAAGTTTTAACTCTCTCTCATGTACCTAATCGTAATTTACTATTCCTTATCCCTACTACCCTTAGGACTCCATACcctatttgtttttctttattttttgaaaCAGGCGAATCAATGCCCTTTAAATGCAGCAGAAAGCGGGAGAGTTGCAGATAAAAAGCAAAAGCAattcatataatataaagaaagagagagaaagagagagaaagaaagaaagaaagatgaaaCGTTTAAGGTAGAAGAAGAGAGAGTGTGTGCGTACCTGTACCTGTGCTCTACCGCCGGAAAATGAAGACGTCGGCCATTGTTCACGAACGGAAGCAAATGGGTTGCATGGCTGGTTTCTTCCACATGTTCGATCGCCATCACATTTTGACCGGAAAAAGACTCCACTCCACCAAACGccttcctcctcctcctggACCTCCTCCGGCTATGGTAACAACTAACAACACAACCATTATAGTTTCACTTTCCTAatcataaaacaaatacaatacTCGTATACCCAGATTTCATCTACCTTTTTGCAGGCTCCTAATTCTCCACCGGAATCCAAACAGATACAGCCGGTACCACCGGTCGACCTTCCTTTAAAACGCCCATTTCCTCTTGCCACATTCGAATTTAAGGAGAGGTCGGAAGCCAAGTCATATCCATGGAAGCTATCCAAAGAAACTCCAAGACTCTCTCTCGACAGCAGAGCAACTTTTGATTCCAAGGGAAGCCTTCAACCACTGGAAATCAGAACCAAAGGGTCAACAGTTTCATCGCGACGGTCTGAATGCAGTCAAGACAGATCGGTATCCAACGCAGACGACGATAAACACCTCCGATCTCCCGGCGTCGTCGCTAGGCTCATGGGTCTTGAACTGTTACCTCAAATGAACGCCTCGCCGGTCAAAAACGAACTCCGGCGATCCGCTTCGGAGTCTAGGATTGCGAGAGAAGTTTTCCTAGACAATTTCCAGGATCAATCCAAAAATTTAATGATGAACAAGCAAAGCAATGTGAAGAGAAACAATGCAATTACCGGAATAACAGGATCTCAAACCAACCAGCTAAAGAAAGCGactcaacaacaacaacagccTAAGAGCTTCTTCAACTCAGCGGATTTCTTCCCAGAACCGAAACATGAAGAGATGGAGAAGAGACTGAGAATGAGAGGGATGGACGAGCAATTCAAGGATCTTGAGGCATTGAAAAATATACTGGAGACTTTACAATTCAAAGGACTTCTTCACTCGAGTAATAAGATCTCAGATCAGCCTAATAAGAGGAACTTCGTGTTATCTGATGAATATCCAATCGTGGTAATGAAGCCATCTCGTTTGGCTATGAATAGAGGTGGAAACAATTCATCTACTAATCTCCGAAGCAGAGAAGATCTGAGGCGAGGAACCGAGAAAGCCAGTCAAGCATTCAACTCAGTGAGTCCTCGCCGCCAAAGCCAACCACCGGAAGTCGAGCAAGGCAGACGAAGCCAAACGAATGTAAAGAACAAGGAGAGGATTCCAAACTCATCGGTTGGAAGAAGATCACCGTCCCAAAAGAAGGCTAATGA from Impatiens glandulifera chromosome 5, dImpGla2.1, whole genome shotgun sequence includes:
- the LOC124940537 gene encoding protein LONGIFOLIA 1 yields the protein MKTSAIVHERKQMGCMAGFFHMFDRHHILTGKRLHSTKRLPPPPGPPPAMAPNSPPESKQIQPVPPVDLPLKRPFPLATFEFKERSEAKSYPWKLSKETPRLSLDSRATFDSKGSLQPLEIRTKGSTVSSRRSECSQDRSVSNADDDKHLRSPGVVARLMGLELLPQMNASPVKNELRRSASESRIAREVFLDNFQDQSKNLMMNKQSNVKRNNAITGITGSQTNQLKKATQQQQQPKSFFNSADFFPEPKHEEMEKRLRMRGMDEQFKDLEALKNILETLQFKGLLHSSNKISDQPNKRNFVLSDEYPIVVMKPSRLAMNRGGNNSSTNLRSREDLRRGTEKASQAFNSVSPRRQSQPPEVEQGRRSQTNVKNKERIPNSSVGRRSPSQKKANEFTEQRRSVSPVHSPRPNLRRNGSNQSVTPKNKKQMAAEITSGCQDDESSSVSESSVSNFSQTERERSRWEEYKGGKSLIERCDKLLHSIAEINATDSESQPSPVSVLDYYKDESASPSPILRRTINFKESDEEIWSPAAVSPMDEPNDIDFAYFTKILRASSGLPQEQEYQKLGKTGRSNRKLIMDAVSEIIKRKEQLPPWESEFDEKKAWMEFESMREREVTDENDVYEMVCAALRKDLAGDAMNGWRERRVEIGETVVDIERLIFKDLIEESIRDVAFFGGKTGSVSAEACRRLDF